GAGACCGGCCTGGCCGAGCTGCTCGACGAGCTGGCCGCGCACGACCCGGAGGAACGCGCCGACACGTGGTGGCCGGCGGACCCGACGTACGGGTTCTGGCGGCGGCGGATGCTGCACGAGACCCTGGTCCACCGCGTCGACGTCGAGCAGGCCGCGGGCGCGGAGCAGCGAGGCATCGCCGAGGACCTGGCGATCGACGGCATCGACGAGGCGCTGACCCTCTGGTTCGGGCAGAAGCTGCCGATGCTGGGGCTGACCGGCACGAAGGCGGGCTCGGTCGGCGTGCGCGTCGGCGCGCACAGCTGGATCGCGCGGGCCGGGCCCGAGGCGACGGAGGCCTGGCGCTGTTCGGCCGAGGAGGCCGAGGCCGCGGACGACGTCGTCACGGCCGCCGAACCCGGGCGGATCTACCTGTGGTTGTGGGGCCGGGCGTCCCTGACCTCGGTGACCGTGCGGGGCGTGCACGACCAGGCGGCCCAGCTCTGGGCGCTGCTGCGGCTCGCGACCCGATGAACTCCGGCCGGTGGGGAAGCCGAACCGGAACTGTCGGGGGTGGCGGCTAGCCTGCGGCGCATGAACACGCGCCTGGTGAACCTGGTGATCGACGCGGCGCGGCCGAGGGTCCTGGCGGACTTCTGGGCCGCGCTGCTCGGCTGGCGCGTCGCGGTCGAAGAGCCGGACGAGGTCGACGTGCGCGCCCCGGAGACCGACGGCTGGGACCTGGATCTCGTTTTCGTGCCGGTGCCCGAGCCCAAGGAGGTGAAGAACCGGATCCACCTGGACCTGGCGAGCACGACGCTCGCGCACCAGGAGGAACTGGTGGCGCGCGCCTTGGAGCTCGGTGGCCACCGGGTCGACCTCGGGCAGGGCGAGGTGCCATGGGTCGTGCTGGCGGACCCGGAGGGCAACGAGTTCTGCGTCCTCGAGCCCCGCGACCGGTACGCGCGCACGGGCGCGGTGGCCTCGATCGTCGTCGACGCCCACGACCCGGAGCGCATGGCGGAGTTCTGGGCGCGGATCACGGGCCGTCCGGTCGGCGCCCGCGAGGGCGACGTCCTGGTGGGGCTGCGCGCGCCGTCGGGCCGCGGGCCGTGGCTGGAGTTCCTCCGCAACGACGACGTCAAGCGGGTCAAGAACCGGGTGCACCTCGATGTCGCGCCGCCGTCGGGTGCCGATCACGTGGAGGCGGTGTCGGAGGTCGTGGCGGCGGGTGCGGCGCCCGCGGACCTCGGCGGGCCGGACCTGCCGTGGCGGGTGCTGATGGACCCGGAGGGCAACGAGTTCTGCGTGCTGACCCCGCGCTGACCTGCAGGTGGGGCGCCGAGCTCGGTCGGCACGCGCGTTTCGGCCGGGTTGCCGAGCCGCGGGAACGCTGATCTGCGCGAAACACCCGCGTACTGGGACGGCAACAAGCGCGGGGGACCGTGGGGGCATGGAGACCTCCAGAGCGTTGCCCCAGCTCGGCCCGGCGGGCGCCGTCGAGGTGACGGACGCGCCGTCGGCGTGGCGGGTGCGGATCCGGATGCACGACCACCCCGGCACCCTGGCCCGCATCGCGATCCGGCTCGCCGACCTCGAGTGCAACATCCTCGGCCTGAGCGTGCTGCCCGTGCCCGGCGGTGTGCTCGACGAAATCGTCCTGCGCCCGGCGACCGGCCTGCCCCGGCGGCACCTGGCCGACGCGATCCGCGCCGAGGGCTGCGAGTGCACGGCGATCATCGACGCCGACGTCCACGAGCTGGTCGACCCGTCGTCCTCGACGATGCTCGCCGCGCGCCGGGCGATCGACGACCCGGCGCGTCTCGCCGAGGTGCTGAAGGACGTGCTGGCCGCGGACGTGGTCACGCGTGTCCCGGCGGCCGAGGCGAACCCCGCCCGCACCGAGAGCGGCCACCGGGCGGTGTTCGGGCTGGACGGCGGGGAGGCGCTGGTGGCGCGGCGCCAGTGGGCACCGTTCGTGCAGCTGGAACTCACCCGCGCCGAAGCGCTGGTGACGCTGCTGGCCGCGGCCGCCCGGAACGTCGCGGGCCCGGTGGTGCTGAACCGCCCGGACGGCGCGGCGATCGTCCTGCGCAAGGGCATCCCCGCCGACGCCGAAGCGGTGTCCGGACTGCACCGCCGCTGCTCGACCACGACGCTCTTCCGGCGCTACCACACGGGAGTCCGGACGGTTCCGCGCCGCTGGCTGCACCGGCTGCTGGTGCCACCCCGCGGCACGAGCGTGCTCGCGGTCTTCGGCCGCGAGGTGATCGGCCTGGCCCAGCTGATCCCGTCCGCGGCGGGCGGTGCCGAGATCTCCCTGCTGGTGGAGGACGACTGGCAGCGCCAGGGCATCGGCACGGCCCTGCTGGCCAGGGTGGCGGTGCTCGCGGAGGCCGGGGGCATCACGGAGCTGCGAGCGGATTGCCTTCCCGGCGACGAGGTGCTGGCCCGCACAGCAGCCCGAGCGGGTCTGCGCACGGAACGCCCCACCGAGGACGGCACTCAGCTGCGGATGTTCCTGCCGGCCTGAGCGACGACGGCCCGGGACGGTGGCCGGGTGCGGTGACGGCCGAGGTGATCGCGTTGTCGGTGGCCGGGTGCGGTGACGGCCGAGGTGGTCGCGTTGTCGGTGGCCGGGTGCGGTGACGGCCCGAAGTAGTTGCGCTGTCGGTGGCTGGGTGCAGTGACGCCTGAGGTGGTTGCGCTGTCGGCGGCCGGTTGCTGCCCGCCCGAGCCCGATCGCCGGGTGATGCTCGGGGCGGCTGATGCTGCCTGCGCCCGCGATGCCGGCGGCTTGCCGTCGGCCGCCCGCGGCAACGACTGCCGCGGGTACTTCGCCCGAGCCGGGCTCAGCCCTTACTGCCCGCCTCGGCTGGTCAGCGCTTCCAGAACCAGTCCTTGTCGCGCGCTGCGCGCAGGGCCGTCTTCTTGCGCTCGGGGGTGAGGCGGTCCAGGTACAGCACGCCGTCGAGGTGGTCGGTTTCGTGCTGGAGGCACTGGGCCAGCACGTCCTCGCCTTCGACCTCGATCGGCTCGTTGCGGATGTCGACGCCTCGGACCTTCGCGTGCTTCGCCCGCTTCGTGGGAAACCACAGCTCCGGCACCGACAGGCAGCCCTCGTCGATCTCGTGCGTCTCCTCGGACAGCTCGACGATCTCCGGGTTGACCACGTACCCGGTGAGCCCGGCGACGTCGTAGCTGAAGATGCGCAGCCCGACCCCGATCTGCGGCGCGGCCAGCCCGGCGCGCCCCGCCGGCTTCACCGAGTCGACCAGGTCCCGCACGAGCGTCTCGAGCTTCTCGTCGAACACGGTGACCGGGTCGCAGACGGACTTGAGGATCGGGTCCCCGAAATAGCGCAGTTCGCGCATGGCCATGAGCAGAACATCCTTCGTGCGGTGTCGGACTGGCAGCTTAGGCCCGGAGGCGCAGTCCTGAGGGTGTGGCCCGGAAACCCGCCTCCCGAAGGACCTCGGCCAGCTCTGACGTCAGGGCCTGCTCCCCGTCCGCGCGCTGGACCGCCAGCTGACCCAGCCAGCCCTCCCGGACCGCCGCCGACAGCGCCTGCGCCGCGTCCGACAGGTGCTGCCGATCCTCGGTGAAGCTCAGCAGGGACCGGCCTCCTCGCTCGACGTACAGCGCCGGAACTCCGTCCACCAGCACCGCCAGGGCACCGGCCTTGCGGGCCGGACGGTGCTTCGTGTCGCCCGTCGCGGCCGGCCAGGGGAGCGCCGCGCCGTACGGCTGGGCCGGGTCCGCCGCCGCCAGCACCACCGCGCGACCGGGCGCCGGGCGGCCCGGGCCCGACAGCGCGCGCAGCCGGTCCACCGCGCCCTTCGCCGCGAACTGGGCCGCGCCCAGTCCTTCGACGACGTAGCCGCGGATCACCTGGCCGGTGTCCTCCATGCCGCGGAGCACCTTGTAGATCCCCGAGAACCCGCCGGTGACGCGCTCAGTGTCGAGCGCGCCGCGGGTCAGGACGCCGTGGCGTTCCAGGAACGCTTCCGTCCGCGCGTGGGCGCGCCGGGTCGCGTCGGTTTCGCGGGCCGGCGTCAGCGCCCAGCGGCCGGCGACCGTCGGTGGCCCCGACCGCGACGGCATCTGCGGCCGCCCGGCCCGCAACCGCGCGTACCGGCCGCGGGGTGCTTGGCGCCGCGGTTTGTGCGCACCGTGCCCGGCCACCTGGGCCCGCAACGGTCCCAGCGTGTCGCCCGTGACCAGCCCGGCCCACACCAGGTCCCACAGCGCGGAGACGACTTCGGCGTCGTTCGGTGCCTTGTCCACCAGCACGGTCGCACGGTCCACCAGCTGGCGGAAGAACAGCGCGCCACCCTCCAAAGTGGACACGATCGCGTCGTGCAGCGGACCGGTCGGGATGTCTTCGACGACCTCGGGCAGCAGCAGGTCGGCGACGTCCGTGGGAGCGAGGGCGATCCAGCCGTCCCCGCCGGACAGTGCGCCGCAGCCCGCCCACGTGACCTCGCCCGCGGTCGTCAGCTCGTCCAGCAACGCGGGGGAGTAGCCCGGCAGCCTGCCGGGCAGGATCAGCGACTCCACCGCGCTCGCCGGCAACGGTGCCCCGGCGAGCTGCTCGACCACCGACAGGACGTCGTCCGCCGTCGGTGCCGCCCGGACGCGGCCGCCGAACCCGTGCCACGACGGCAGGAACCGGCCCAGCGCCGCCGGTTCGACCGGCTCCACCTCGGCCCGCAGCTTCGCCAGCGACGCCCGCCGCAGCCGCCGCAGCACCGCGGAATCGCAGTACTCGACGCCTACGCCGTGGGTGTCCGGATGCCCGACGGGGCTCAGCTCGCCGCGCACCAGGCGGCCTTCCCCGGTCATCCGGTCGAGGACGCCGGTGACGACCGCCGTGCCCAGCCCGAACCGGGCCGCCGCGGTCGCCGCGGCGAACGGCCCGCGGCTGCGGGCGTAGCGCGACAGCAGGTCGCCGAGCGGGTCCGCGACCGGTTCGGTGAACGCTTCGGGCACGCCCACCGGCAGCGCGGTGCCCAGCGCGTCCCGGACCCGGCCGGCGTCCTCGATCGCCAGGAACCGTTCCGTGCCGCCGATCCGCACCCGGATCGCCCGCCGCGCCGCCTCCAGTTCGGTGAGCCACTCCGCCCGGATCCCGCGCTCGGCCGCCTCCGCGACCGTCAGGTCGCCGAGGAACCGCAACAGGTCGGCGGCGTCCTCGGCCGAGCGCGCGTGCCGGTCGGGTTCGAGCCGCTGCAGCGAGCGTTCGACCTCGCGCACGGCTTCCGGGTCGAGCAGTTCGCGGATCGCCTCGGTGCCCAGGAGCTCGGCCAGCAGTGCCGAGTCCAGCGACAGCGCCGCCGCCCGCCGCTCGGCCAGTGGCGCGTCGGTCTCGTACAGGAACATCCCGACGTAGCCGAAGAGCAGGCTGCGCGCGAACGGCGACGCCGCCGGGGTCTCGACCTCCACCAGCCGGACCTTGCGGGCCCGGACGTCGGCCATCAGTTCGCGCAGCCCGGACACGTCGTAGACGTCCTGCAGGACCTCCCGCATCGCCTCCAGCACGACGGGGAACCGCTCGTACTTCGACGCGACCGACAGCAGCTGCGACGCGCGCTGTCGTTGCTGCCACAGGGGGGTGCGGCGCCGCGGGTCCCGCCGCGGCAACAGCAGCGACCGTGCCGCGCATTCCCGGAACCGTGCCGCGAACACGGCCGAGCCGCCGACCTCCGCGACGATCAGCTGCTCGACCTCCTCGGGATCGAGCAGGATGTCGTCCGCGCCGATCGTGACGTCGGCGCCCTCGGCGTCGAGCGCGTCCGGCAGGCGCAGCACGATGCCGTCGTCGGAGTGCGCGACCTGCGCGTCGACCCCGCGGTTTTCGCGCAGCCGCGCGGCGATGGCCAGCGCCCACGGCGCGTTCACCTGCGCGCCGAACGGCGAGTGCACGATGATCCGCCAGTCGCCCAGCTCGTCGCGGTAGCGCTCCAGCAGGATCGTCCGGTCGTTCGGCACGTGCCGGGTGGCGGACTTCTGTTCGTTCAGGTAGGCCAGCAGGTTGTCGCACGCCCGCTCGTCCAGCCCCGCCGCCGAGGCTCGTGCCCGCGCCTTCTCGTCGTCCGATGTGGACAGTTCACGGACGAACTTCCCCAGCGCCCGGCCGAGTTCCAGCGGACGGCCCGGCGCGTCGCCCTTCCAGAACGGCATCCGCGCCGGTTCGCCGGGCGCGGGCACCACGATGACCCGGTCGTGCGTGATGTCGGTGATCCGCCACGACGAAGTGCCGAGCAGGATGGTGTCGCCGACGCGCGACTCGTAGACCATCTCCTCGTCGAACTCGCCGACGCGGGAACCGGGCTTGTCGTCCCCGCCCGGCGTCATCACGGTGAACAGGCCGCGGTCGGGGATGGTGCCGCCGGACGTGACGGCCAGCCGCTGCGAGCCGGGCCGCCCGCGCAGCTCACCGCTGATGCGGTCCCAGGTGATCCGGGCCCGCAGCTCGCCGAACTCCTCGCTCGGGTACCGGCCCGCGAGCATGTCGAGCACCGCGTGCAGCGCGTCGTCCGGCAGGGACGCGAACGGCGCCGCCCGCCGCACCAGCGTCGCGAGGTCCGGCACCGTCCACGGCTCCAGCGCCACCATCGCGACCACGTGCTGCGCCAGGACGTCCAGGGGGTTGCGCGGGTAGCGGACCGCTTCGATCGCGCCGCTCGCCATCCGTTCGGCGACCACCGCGCAGGAGACGAGGTCACCGCGGAACTTGGGGAACATCACGCCGGACGACACCGCGCCGACCTGGTGCCCGGCCCGGCCGACGCGCTGCAGCCCGGACGCCACCGTCGGCGGCGCCTCGATCTGCACCACCAGGTCGACCGCGCCCATGTCGATGCCCAGCTCCAGCGACGACGTCGCCACCACGCACGGCAGCTGCCCGGACTTGAGGTCCTCCTCGACGTGCGTGCGCTGCTCCCGTGACATCGACCCGTGGTGCGCCCGGGCGATCACCGGCGGCGCGCCGGTGCTCACCCCGGACTGCCCGACGGCCTCGGCCGGGAACGTGTCGGCGGGCGTGAGCTCGGTCTGCTCGGCGGCCAGCTCGTTCAGCCTGGCGGTCATCCGCTCGGTGAGCCGGCGCGAGTTGGCGAACACGATGGTCGAGCGGTGCTCGCGGATCAGGCTCAGCACCCGCTCCTCGACCGCCGGCCAGATCGACGGCCGCTGCACCGGGTTGCCGGCGATCTCCTCCAGCGTGCCCAGGCCACCCGGCGCGATGTCACCGGGCGGGAACGCCTCGGTCAGCGACTCCAGTTCGTCGAGCGGGCTCGGTGCCGGCCCGCTGCGCGGAGCGTCGAGGTTGCTCATGTCCTCCACCGGCACCTCGACCCGCACCTCGATGGTCTTCGCCAGCTTCGGCTGGACCACCCGCACCGGACGGCCGCCGGCCAGGAACGCGCTCACCTCGTCGACCGGGCGGACCGTCGCCGACAGGCCGATCCGCTGCGCGGGCTTCGGCAGCAGCGAGTCCAGCCGCTCCAGCGACAGCGCGAGGTGCGCGCCGCGCTTGCCGCCGGCGACCGCGTGCACCTCGTCGACGATCACGGTCTCGACGCCGCGCAGCGACTCCCGCGCCGACGACGTGAGGATCAGGAACAGCGACTCCGGCGTGGTCACCAGCACGTCCGGCGGGGTCTTGCCGAACGAGCGGCGCTCGGCCGCGGTGGTGTCGCCGGTGCGCATGCCGACCTCGATCCCGGGCACCGGCAGCCCGAGCCGCCGCGAGGCCTGCGAGATGCCGGCCAGTGGTGCGCGCAGGTTCCGCTGGACGTCGACGGCGAGCGCCTTCAGCGGGGAGACGTAGAGGATCCGGCAGCGTTTCGTGGCCTCGGCCGGCGGTGGCTCCACCGAAAGCCGGTCCAGCGCCCAGAGGAATGCGGACAGCGTCTTGCCGGACCCGGTCGGCGCGACGACGAGGGCGTGCTCGCCCGCGTGCGCCGCCCGCCAGGCTCCCTCCTGCGCCGCGGTGGGCGCGGCGAAGGCCCCCGCGAACCAGTCCCGGGTCGCGGGGGAGAAGAGGTCGAGCACGTCAGCTGCCACGTCGTCCATCATGCGCGGCACCACCGACAGTTTCCGGCGTCCCGGCCAGGATCACGCTCTGGGCGAACTGCGGATACGTGACGTCGACCTTCGGCTCGTCGGTGATCAGGCGGTAGTCGCGGTCGAGTGGCGCCCAGTACGAGAACGGCGCCTGGCCCAGCTTGGAGTGGTCGGCCAGCACGTACGCCTCGCCGCCCGCGTGCAGCATCGCGTGCTTGACGACCGACTGCTCGAGTGAGGGACAGCACAGGCCTCGTTCGGCGACTAGGCCGTCCGCGCCCAGGAACACCCGATCGGGTGAGATGTGCCGCAGCTGGGCCAGCACGCTCTCGCCGAGGATCGCTTCGTTGGGGTGCCGCACCCGGCCGCCGAGGACGATCAGGTCGATCCCGGCGAAGCCGGCGAGCTCGCGGATGGCGTTGACGCCGTTCGTGACCACGGTCAGCCCGTCGCGGTGGGCGAGGTGGCGGGCGAGCCTGCCCGTGGTCGTGCCGGCGTCGAGCAGCACGACCTCGCCGTCGCGCACCAGTGCGGCGGCTTCCCGGGCGATGGCGTCCTTCGCCGCCGCGTGCTCGCGGTCCTTCTCGAGCGGACTGCGTTCGGTGTCGAGCGCGCCGCCGTAGGTGCGGACCACGTGCCCGGCCCCGGCGAGGGAAGCGAGGTCGCGGCGGATCGTCGACTCGGAGACGCCGAATTCCTCGGCCAGTTCCGCGATGCCGCCGGAGCCGTCGCGGACGGCTTCCAGGAGCATCGCGCGCCGGTCACGGGTTCCGGGTCGCGGCTGGGACATGCGCCGAGTCTTCCACGAGAGACGGTTTCAGCCCGAAGAACGCCAGCCCGGCGGCCACGGCGAGGAACGCGGCCAGGACGACGAACCCGGTGGTCGCGCTGCCGGTGACGTCGGTGAGCCAGCCGACCAGGTAGGGCCCGGCGAACCCGCCGAGGTTGCCCAGTGCGTTGATCAGGCCCATCGCCACGGCGACGACCTCGATGCCGAGGATCCGGCTGGGGATGGCCCAGAACGGCCCGTACGGCATGTAGACGCCGGTCGCGACGACGCAGAGCAGCACCAGCTGCACCGCCGCCGGCCAGTGCACGAGGTTGCCGAGCAGCAGCCCGGCGATGGCGACGACCAGCGGTACCGTGACCGCGAGCCGCCGGTTGCCGGTCTTGTCCGACCAGTGCGCGCACGCGACCATCCCGGCCAGCGCGAGGACGTACGGCACGGCCGACAGGAACCCGACCGCGGTGGCCGACCCCCCGGTCATCGTCTTCACCACCGACGGCAGCCAGAGTGAAAAGCCGTAGAACCCGGTGATCCAGAAGAAGTAGATGCCGATCAGCAGCAGCACCTGCCGGTTCGTCAGCGCCTGCCGGTAGCCCTGCTTCGCGAACGCCGGCTTGGCGTCTTCCTCCGCCTTCAGGGTGGTTTCGAGGTACTCGCGCTCCTCGGCGGAGATCCAGCGGGCCTTCGCCGGCCGGTCCGCCACCGCGAACCACCAGACGACGGCCCAGAGCAGCGGCGGCAGGCCCTGGATCACGAACACCCAGCGCCAGGACATGTGGTCGAGCATCAGCCCGGACAGCGGGGACATGACGATCGCCGAGATCGGCAGGCACGTTATCCACAACGCGTTCGCCCGGGCGCGTTCGGCCTGCGGGAACCACGACGCCAGCAGGATCAGCACCGCCGGCCACACGCCACCCTCGAACAGCCCGAGCAGCAGCCGGGCCAGGTGCAGCTGGGTCTCGTTCTGCACCAGGCCGCACAGCACCGCGGCGAAGGACCACGCGATCATCAGCAGCAGCACCGTCTTGCGGGCGCTCCACTTCGCCGCCAGCACCGCCGCCGGGATCTGCAGCACGAGGTAGCCGACGAAGAAGATGCCGCTCGCCAGGCCCTTGGCGCTGGCCGACAGCGGGAAGTCGTCGCCGATGTAGGGCAGGATCACCGCGACGTTCGTGCGGTCGAGGTAGGCCAGCATGTACATGACCACCGCGACCGGGATCACGTACGCCCAGCGCTTGCGGGGCACCCCCGCCGTCGCCGCCGCCGCCGTCATCGGCTCGGCGGGTAGATGGCGGGCAGTTTCCGCGCATACGGCGCCAGGGTCGCCGCCGCCTTGAACGCCGCGACCATCGTGCCGTGCGACGCCCGGCCGGTGCCGGCGATGTCGAACGCCGTGCCGTGGTCGACCGACGTGCGCAGGATCGGCAGCCCGACCGTCACCGACACCGTGCCGTCGAAGTCGTACGTCTTCGACGCGATGTGCCCTTGGTCGTGGTAGAGCGAGAGCACGCCGTCGAACCGGCCCTGGATCCCTTGGTGGAACACGGAGTCCGCGGGGATCGGGCCGACCACGTCGAGCCCGGCGGCCTGCGCGGCGGCGACCGCCGGGGCGATCGCGACGATCTCCTCGTCGCCGAACTTGCCGTTCTCCCCGCCGTGTGGGTTCAGTGCGGCCACGGCGAGTCTCGGTTTCTCGGTGCCGAACACTTCGAGTGCGGTGTACGCCTCGCGGATCGCGTGCTCGATGTTCTCCCGGGTGATCCGGTCGATCGCCTCGCGCAGCGAAAGGTGCCGGGTGGCGAAGAAGATCTTCAGCCCCGACACCCAGAACATGGTGTTGAACCGGGTCGAGCCGGTCAGCTCACCGAGCATCTCGGTGTGCCCGAGGTGCTGCGAGCCGGCCGCCCAGATCGCCTCCTTGTTGATCGGCGCGGTGACGACCGCGTCGACCTCGCCGGCCAGCGCGAGCCGGGTGGCCACCTCGATCGCGCCCACGGCGGCGGCGCCCGCGGTCGCGTTCACCTCGCCCCACGGCAGGTCTTCCCGGACGACGCCGAGGTTGAGGATGTCGATCACGCCGGTGGTGAAGCGCGCGTCGGCGACCGTGGCGATCGGGTTGATCTCCAGGTTCAGGCCCAGGTGGCGGACCAGGCGTTCCAGCACGATCGCGTCGCCGACCGCGACCCCGCGCGCCAGCTGCAGGGACTCGGGCTCGGCGAGTGTCTTGAGGGTGATCTCCGGGCCGATGCCCACGGGGTCGCCGAGGGTGACGGCGAGGATGGGGAGGTCGCTCACGGGTTCTTCCTTCCGGTGGCCAGCACGTGGTTCAGGTGTTCCAGGCAGGCGACGGCGGCGTCGCGCCCGCCGATCAGCCCGCCTTTGGTGGCGAAGGGCAGCCCGGTGTGCGGGCCGCCGGAGAGCCGCCCGGCGACCGCCAGGGGCAGTACTTCCGTGTCGATCTCGAAGCCTTCGGCCCCGAGTGCCTTCGTGACTTCGACGGCGATGTCGCCGCCGGTGGCATACAGCCCGCCGATCCGGCGTGTGCCGAGGACCAGCCGCGCGGCTTCCCCCAGCGCCGGGGGGATCTTCGCGGCAACCTCCGGATCCACCGGAGTGCCCGGGGCGGGCGCCCGGGTCCGGATACCCACGACGCGGTGCCCGGCGTCGAGCAGTTCGCCCGCCGCCGCGGCGATCGACGGCGGATCGGGTCGCTCCGGGTCGACGTCGACGTAGCGCGCGTCCAGCACCAGCTCGGTTTCCAGCAGCTGGTCGTGCGTCTGCCCGGTGATGCTGCCGACCACCGCGAGCACCGGCGGGACGGTGCCGTGGCCGGGCGCGAGCCCGAGCGCGGCCGCCAGCCGGACGCCGAACGGCCCGGAGTCCACCGAGATCCACCGCGTGCCTTCGGCCGCCAGCCGGGCCGCGGCCCTGGCGACGGTGGTGAGGTGCCGGTTCGTCGTGGCGTCGCAGACGACGATCCCGGCCGGCCCGCGCAACGCCGCCACGACCGCGTCCACGCCCTCCTCGACGACGTCCAGCGGCAGTTCGGCGACCTCCCGCCGGGTGGGCCGCAGGAGCGTGCGGACCCGCGACGACCTGACCGGGGCCAGCGGATCGCGCGCCGCGGGGCTTTCGGCCAGTGGCACGCCGTCGACGAGGTGCAGGCCGCCGAGGGTGACCCGGCCGGCGTCCGGGAACGCGGGCACGACGAGGGCGCGGGCGCCCGGCGCCGAGGCCAGGACGGCCTCGGTCTCCGCGCCGACGTTGCCGCGCAGCGTCGTGTCCACGCGCTTCACCGTCAGCTCGACGGGCCCGGCCAGCTCGATCGCGGTCCGCACCGCCTGCACGGCGTGTTGTGGCGAGGTGTGCCGGGTACCCAGGTTCACCACGAGGGCGTCGATCCCGCTCTCCGCTCGGAAGCAGGGCGCGTCCGGTTCCAGCGGCGCGTTGACGGAAACCGCGCGCAGCCCGAAGCGGGCGTACAGCGCTCCGGTCGCGTTGCTGCCGGTCAGGTCGTCCCCGAGGACGAGCAGCTTCGGCATCGGACGCTCCTTTGCGCGGTTCGGGCAACTCGGATGACCGAACTGCGCAACTATCGTGCACCGTGATCGCCGCCGAAGTCAAGGAGCGGTGACTTTCGCGGGTCCGCACGCACGGTGACCGCGCGCATGGCAGCATCACGGCGAACGCCGTCAAGGCGTTGTTTTCGTGAAGGGGAGTGCAGTGCGGATCCTGTCGGTGGACCTCGGGACGTCCAACACCGTCGCCGTCCTTTCGGCGCACGGCATGCCGCCCCGGGTCGTCGAGGTGGACGGCTCGGCCAACATGCCGTCGGCGGTGTTCGCCACCGAAGAGGGCACGATCATGGTCGGCCGCGACGCCGAGCGCCGCGCGCGCCTGGACCCGACGCGCTTCGAGCCGAACCCCAAGCGCCGCATCGACGAGCAGACCCTGCTGCTCGGCACCGACGTCGTCCCGGTGACCGACGCGCTGGCCGCCATCCTGCGCCGCGTGCTCGAGGAGACCTCCCGCCAGCTCGGTGGCGACCAGCCCGACGAGGTCCGGCTGACCCACCCCGCGCAGTGGGGCCAGACCCGCCGCAACGTCCTGATGTCGGCCGCCCGGCTCGCCGGGATGGGCCAGAACATCCTGCTGGTGCCCGAACCCGTCGCGGCGGCGGCACACTTCGCGTCGTTCCCCGGCAAGTCGCTGGCCCCCGGGCAGGCGCTCGCGGTCTACGACCTCGGGGCGGGCACGTTCGACGTCGCCGTCGTCGGCGCCACGCAGAACGGGTTCACCGTGCTCGCCGAGGACGGCCTGCCCGACCTCGGCGGCCTCGACGTCGACCAGGCGCTGATGGTGCACGTCGGGCGCGAGGTCTCGCACTCCGACCCGCAGCGCTGGCAGCGGCTGCTGCGCCCCGAGTCGACCGCCGACCGGCGCACCCGGCGCGCGCTGCAGGAGGACGTCAAGGCGGCCAAGGAGGCGCTGTCGCGGCACCCGCAGACCGAAGTGCCGATGCCCGAGCCGTTCAAGGACGTCCTCGTCACGCGCGGCGAGCTGGAAGGCCTGGTCCGGCCGGCGATGCTGCGCAGTGTGGAGCTGCTGTCGCGGACGCTGCGGTCGTCCGGGCTGACCCCGGACCGGCTGGCCGGCATCTACCTCGTCGGCGGGTCGAGCCGGCTGCCGCTGGTCGGCACGATGATCGCGGAGAAGCTCGGCGTCGTGCCGGGCAGCCTCGACCAGCCGGAGACCGCCGTCGCGCTCGGTGCCCAGCACGTCGCCAGGGACGGGCTGGGCGCGCGCACGCAGAACGTCGAAGGGGCGGTGGCCGCGGGCGCCCCGCACCGCCCGCAGTACGCGCCGCCGCCCCCGCCGCAGTACCAGGGCTACGCGCCGGCGAACT
This genomic window from Amycolatopsis mongoliensis contains:
- a CDS encoding maleylpyruvate isomerase N-terminal domain-containing protein — protein: MSREHGPVDQGRLLTALGIEGRVLAEAVHAAPAEAPVPACPGWSLGEVARHVGSLYRMVRRRLADGRNPEDWQRDPGPGQSLAAYLETGLAELLDELAAHDPEERADTWWPADPTYGFWRRRMLHETLVHRVDVEQAAGAEQRGIAEDLAIDGIDEALTLWFGQKLPMLGLTGTKAGSVGVRVGAHSWIARAGPEATEAWRCSAEEAEAADDVVTAAEPGRIYLWLWGRASLTSVTVRGVHDQAAQLWALLRLATR
- a CDS encoding VOC family protein; this translates as MNTRLVNLVIDAARPRVLADFWAALLGWRVAVEEPDEVDVRAPETDGWDLDLVFVPVPEPKEVKNRIHLDLASTTLAHQEELVARALELGGHRVDLGQGEVPWVVLADPEGNEFCVLEPRDRYARTGAVASIVVDAHDPERMAEFWARITGRPVGAREGDVLVGLRAPSGRGPWLEFLRNDDVKRVKNRVHLDVAPPSGADHVEAVSEVVAAGAAPADLGGPDLPWRVLMDPEGNEFCVLTPR
- a CDS encoding GNAT family N-acetyltransferase, which produces METSRALPQLGPAGAVEVTDAPSAWRVRIRMHDHPGTLARIAIRLADLECNILGLSVLPVPGGVLDEIVLRPATGLPRRHLADAIRAEGCECTAIIDADVHELVDPSSSTMLAARRAIDDPARLAEVLKDVLAADVVTRVPAAEANPARTESGHRAVFGLDGGEALVARRQWAPFVQLELTRAEALVTLLAAAARNVAGPVVLNRPDGAAIVLRKGIPADAEAVSGLHRRCSTTTLFRRYHTGVRTVPRRWLHRLLVPPRGTSVLAVFGREVIGLAQLIPSAAGGAEISLLVEDDWQRQGIGTALLARVAVLAEAGGITELRADCLPGDEVLARTAARAGLRTERPTEDGTQLRMFLPA
- the def gene encoding peptide deformylase, with the protein product MAMRELRYFGDPILKSVCDPVTVFDEKLETLVRDLVDSVKPAGRAGLAAPQIGVGLRIFSYDVAGLTGYVVNPEIVELSEETHEIDEGCLSVPELWFPTKRAKHAKVRGVDIRNEPIEVEGEDVLAQCLQHETDHLDGVLYLDRLTPERKKTALRAARDKDWFWKR